Proteins encoded within one genomic window of Candidatus Desulfarcum epimagneticum:
- a CDS encoding Sterol desaturase-related protein — MTPLPWIINNEAAVRLACFAGVFGLVALWERWAPRRALNFSKPVRWYSNISIAALNIGAVRLFFPILVVVFAALARERGWGLLNNVSLPGPVEIIAALLLLDFIIYLQHVMFHSLPLLWRLHRMHHTDTDYDLTTGIRFHPIEILISMGIKFGAVALIGPPPEATVLFEVILNGAAMFNHGNIRIPVALDRVLRWFVVTPDMHRVHHSIYPEESRNNFGFNVPWWDYLFGTYFAQPRDGHERMDIGIGQFRDPRHLHALSLIAQPFMRDDKMMAS, encoded by the coding sequence ATGACACCACTACCATGGATCATTAATAACGAGGCCGCCGTCAGGCTGGCCTGCTTCGCCGGGGTGTTCGGCCTGGTGGCCCTTTGGGAGCGATGGGCGCCGCGCCGGGCCCTGAATTTTTCCAAACCGGTTCGCTGGTACAGCAACATCTCCATCGCCGCGCTCAACATCGGGGCGGTTCGTCTTTTTTTCCCCATCCTCGTCGTCGTCTTCGCGGCCCTGGCCCGGGAGCGGGGCTGGGGGCTTTTAAACAACGTCTCCCTTCCGGGTCCTGTGGAGATCATCGCGGCGCTTCTTCTCCTGGATTTCATCATCTATCTCCAGCACGTCATGTTTCATTCCCTTCCCCTTTTGTGGCGCCTGCACCGGATGCACCACACGGACACGGATTACGACCTCACCACCGGCATCCGGTTTCATCCCATTGAAATATTGATTTCCATGGGCATTAAATTCGGGGCCGTGGCCCTCATCGGCCCGCCCCCGGAGGCGACGGTTCTGTTTGAGGTCATCTTAAACGGAGCCGCCATGTTCAACCATGGAAACATCCGCATACCGGTGGCGCTGGACCGGGTTCTGAGATGGTTTGTGGTGACCCCGGACATGCATCGCGTGCACCATTCCATTTACCCGGAGGAAAGCCGGAACAATTTCGGCTTCAATGTGCCCTGGTGGGACTACCTGTTCGGCACGTACTTCGCCCAGCCCAGGGACGGCCATGAGCGCATGGACATCGGCATCGGGCAATTCCGGGACCCCAGGCATCTCCACGCCCTTTCTCTCATCGCCCAGCCTTTTATGCGCGATGACAAAATGATGGCGTCGTAA
- the hynB gene encoding Periplasmic (NiFe) hydrogenase small subunit 1 yields MEKEKEFYERIEKKGVSRRDFMKFCTFLTATMGLSSSFVPKVAEVFAAPKTRPPVVWLHFAECTGCSESLLRSMYPWIDELVLEILSVEYHETIMAAAGHQAEENLHNAVKKYKGKFICVVEGAIGTKYNGEYGKVGGKTFLEIAKDVLPKAGAVVCYGACSSFGGVQAAKPNPGGFKGVGDAMGIKTLNIPGCPPNPINLVGTIVNYLLLGKLPALDDLGRPLFAFGKTIHDQCPRRSHFENDEFVEEFGSPEAEMGYCLYKVGCRGPETYNNCPIAKFNDGTSWPVEAGHPCIGCSEPDFWDKMSPFYEEM; encoded by the coding sequence ATGGAGAAGGAAAAAGAGTTTTATGAAAGGATTGAGAAGAAGGGAGTCTCGCGTCGGGACTTCATGAAGTTCTGCACTTTCCTTACCGCCACCATGGGTCTGTCGTCGTCTTTTGTTCCAAAAGTCGCGGAGGTCTTTGCGGCGCCCAAAACCCGTCCGCCTGTGGTATGGCTCCATTTCGCGGAATGCACGGGATGCTCCGAATCTCTCCTGCGGTCCATGTATCCCTGGATCGACGAGCTGGTTCTGGAAATTTTATCCGTGGAGTACCATGAGACCATCATGGCCGCCGCCGGCCACCAGGCTGAAGAGAATCTTCACAACGCCGTGAAGAAATACAAAGGCAAATTCATCTGCGTGGTGGAAGGGGCCATCGGCACCAAATACAACGGCGAATACGGAAAAGTCGGCGGCAAGACTTTCCTTGAGATCGCCAAAGACGTGCTGCCCAAAGCCGGGGCCGTGGTCTGCTACGGCGCCTGCTCGTCTTTCGGCGGCGTTCAGGCGGCCAAGCCCAACCCGGGCGGATTCAAAGGCGTGGGCGACGCCATGGGCATCAAAACCCTGAACATTCCGGGCTGCCCCCCCAACCCCATCAACCTGGTGGGCACCATCGTCAACTACCTCCTCCTGGGCAAGCTGCCGGCGCTGGACGACCTCGGAAGACCGCTTTTCGCCTTCGGCAAGACCATTCACGATCAATGCCCGAGACGGTCTCATTTTGAAAACGACGAGTTCGTGGAGGAATTCGGATCGCCTGAGGCCGAGATGGGCTACTGCCTCTACAAGGTGGGATGCAGAGGACCGGAGACATACAACAACTGCCCCATCGCCAAGTTCAACGATGGAACCAGCTGGCCTGTGGAAGCGGGTCATCCCTGCATCGGCTGCAGCGAGCCCGATTTCTGGGACAAGATGAGCCCGTTTTACGAGGAAATGTAA
- a CDS encoding conserved hypothetical protein (Evidence 4 : Unknown function but conserved in other organisms), giving the protein MPETKIDIRLIALYRGLGNLRSATPADHPEYEALQEQYRQASDMAERAVEAAIDESDADYSEFSARIQEAMDLIKEAEADIEKVVKAISLTAKAINIAAKLIGKYV; this is encoded by the coding sequence ATGCCTGAAACCAAAATAGACATCCGGCTCATCGCCCTTTACCGGGGGCTGGGAAATTTGAGAAGCGCCACGCCCGCCGACCATCCCGAGTACGAAGCCCTCCAGGAGCAATACCGCCAGGCGTCGGATATGGCCGAGCGGGCCGTTGAGGCGGCCATTGACGAATCGGACGCCGATTATTCGGAATTTTCCGCCCGGATCCAGGAGGCCATGGATCTCATCAAAGAGGCCGAGGCCGACATCGAAAAGGTGGTCAAGGCCATCTCCCTCACGGCCAAGGCCATCAACATCGCCGCCAAACTGATCGGGAAATACGTATAG
- a CDS encoding conserved hypothetical protein (Evidence 4 : Unknown function but conserved in other organisms), which yields MPYAIDKEKCIGCRMCTKVCPVTAIEGEVNKPHQIHPKICVDCGACGRICPQSAVKDPDGKFCERIRFRKRWPKPRFDLGACSGCSACVECCPTGCLDLSGERKGEEEEGPAIRYPFLKRARSCVACGFCVLECPVDAIEMAGAE from the coding sequence ATGCCATACGCCATTGACAAAGAAAAATGCATCGGGTGCCGGATGTGCACAAAAGTCTGCCCGGTGACCGCCATCGAAGGAGAAGTGAACAAACCCCATCAGATCCATCCAAAGATATGCGTGGACTGCGGCGCCTGCGGCCGGATATGCCCCCAGTCCGCCGTGAAAGACCCTGACGGGAAGTTTTGCGAACGAATCCGGTTCCGCAAACGCTGGCCCAAACCCCGGTTTGACTTAGGCGCCTGCTCGGGATGCTCGGCGTGCGTGGAATGCTGTCCCACGGGCTGTCTGGACCTGTCCGGGGAAAGGAAGGGCGAAGAAGAGGAGGGCCCGGCCATTCGATACCCCTTTCTCAAGCGCGCCCGGTCATGCGTGGCCTGCGGGTTCTGCGTTTTGGAATGCCCGGTGGACGCCATTGAAATGGCGGGCGCGGAATAA
- a CDS encoding conserved hypothetical protein (Evidence 4 : Unknown function but conserved in other organisms), with the protein MRLKSASSVRRPFDALFQLCLIAALCLALAGCGLNATRKNSVYAFGQAASTLGSAVSRELPAMRENVIEMKKLRLAIENRKIPNLKTRAAYEKKINIDSGLDPENISRHIGAMNLLTSYGNFLSAFARDAADEELRKNIHSLNEIKGLGRVAHAGGKLFIDWKKKKTIQKIVPMVSPLIQRLCDELEKNFDINRPGMALNVDIVQDRLYSEALDGLKRDSQTAADRLIQVRGFVMAGDSKKRLEQVSRKILDAAAALRKADREMVEMATGKKVSLDDIRFFADQTRDMVSALRAFGK; encoded by the coding sequence ATGAGACTCAAATCCGCTTCGTCCGTCCGCCGCCCCTTCGACGCCCTTTTTCAACTCTGCCTCATCGCGGCCCTGTGCCTGGCCCTGGCCGGGTGCGGCCTGAACGCCACCCGGAAAAACAGCGTCTATGCATTCGGGCAGGCCGCCTCGACCCTGGGCTCCGCCGTGTCCCGGGAGCTTCCGGCCATGCGCGAAAACGTCATTGAGATGAAAAAGCTGCGGCTCGCCATCGAGAACCGGAAAATCCCCAACCTGAAAACCCGGGCCGCCTACGAGAAAAAGATCAACATCGACTCCGGCCTGGACCCCGAAAACATCTCCCGGCATATCGGGGCCATGAATCTTTTGACATCCTACGGGAACTTCCTTTCCGCCTTCGCCCGGGACGCCGCCGACGAGGAATTGCGGAAAAACATCCATTCATTGAACGAAATCAAGGGTCTGGGCCGGGTGGCCCACGCCGGGGGAAAACTGTTCATCGACTGGAAGAAGAAAAAAACCATTCAAAAAATCGTGCCCATGGTCTCTCCCCTGATCCAGAGGCTGTGCGACGAGCTTGAGAAAAATTTCGACATCAACCGCCCGGGCATGGCCCTGAATGTGGACATCGTCCAGGACCGCCTGTACAGCGAGGCCCTGGACGGCCTGAAGCGGGATTCCCAAACCGCGGCCGACCGGCTCATCCAGGTTCGGGGCTTTGTGATGGCCGGGGACTCGAAAAAACGTCTGGAGCAGGTGTCCCGAAAAATCCTGGACGCCGCCGCCGCCCTGAGAAAGGCCGACCGGGAGATGGTGGAGATGGCGACCGGGAAAAAAGTGTCGCTGGACGACATCCGGTTTTTCGCCGATCAGACGAGGGATATGGTGTCCGCGCTCAGGGCGTTCGGGAAATAA
- a CDS encoding Hydrogenase expression/formation protein codes for MSSNPQHVMILGIGCILYTDEGFGVRVVERLQERYEFPDHVSVVDGGVLGIHLLGVISQADHLVVVDAVKNKQPPGTLCRIEGHDVPARIRAKNSLHQIDFLEALTLCQALDKVPETVILGMEPTDIETLCVELSDMAKDRMDEMIGMILKEMDRLGVSYKEKTAPDR; via the coding sequence ATGAGTTCAAACCCACAACATGTCATGATTTTGGGAATCGGCTGCATTCTTTACACCGACGAGGGTTTCGGCGTGAGGGTGGTGGAGCGGCTCCAGGAGAGATACGAATTTCCGGACCACGTCTCCGTGGTGGACGGCGGGGTTCTGGGGATTCATCTTTTGGGGGTCATCTCCCAGGCCGACCACCTGGTGGTGGTGGACGCCGTGAAAAACAAACAGCCGCCCGGAACCCTGTGCCGCATTGAAGGCCATGATGTCCCGGCGAGAATCCGGGCCAAAAATTCCCTGCACCAGATCGACTTCCTGGAGGCCCTCACCCTTTGCCAGGCCCTGGACAAGGTCCCGGAGACGGTGATCCTGGGAATGGAGCCCACCGACATCGAGACCCTGTGCGTGGAGCTGTCGGACATGGCCAAGGACAGGATGGATGAGATGATCGGCATGATCTTAAAAGAAATGGACCGGCTGGGGGTGTCCTACAAAGAGAAAACGGCGCCGGACCGTTGA
- a CDS encoding Aldehyde ferredoxin oxidoreductase, with amino-acid sequence MRHGFMGKILMVDLARGETWAEEIGDEVYEAFLSGSGLGAYILHNRIPPGADPLGPDNILGFVAGILAGSGALFSGRWMAVGKSPLTGTWGDANCGGNFAPAIKRCGYDGVFFSGISEKPVYLYADTRVAELRDARDLWGMDALETEKTLQKRIKSKKKPSVACVGPAGERLSLISGIVHDRGRIAARSGLGAVMGSKRLKALALCGARPVKAHDRKAVKALSKKCHESVRFDPPFLSGDMAAGMGALMRFFPFQMKADGALYKIMLKKWGTAGMNQMSIEMGDAPVKNWRGSSEDFGQDRSRLMNPDLIRENVSTKYFCHSCPLGCGGLLRGPGKDGESLHKPEYETITALGALCMNGDMDSVYRMNDRLNRAGMDTISAGGTIAFAMECFEKGILTPKDLGGMDLSWGNAPAMEALVEKMIRREGIGDLLADGSKRAAERIGNGAASFAIQAGGQELGMHDSRFDPGFALHNRVEAAPGRHTVGSQMYYEMFQLWEKIPGLPEPDLFYSKDRKFDAGRQKAVMGAACSRFMNVINGAGCCLFGALMGVARFPVFEWLNAATGRRLSPEEYMEAGGRIQTLKQAFNVKHGVEPASVQVNDRSLGRPPQKKGANQDRSVEIEKMTRDYWKEMGWDPETGVPGLEKIQTLEPGKEV; translated from the coding sequence ATGAGACACGGCTTCATGGGAAAAATTCTCATGGTGGACCTCGCCCGGGGCGAGACATGGGCGGAGGAAATCGGCGATGAGGTGTATGAGGCGTTCCTTTCCGGCTCCGGCCTGGGCGCTTATATCCTTCACAACCGGATTCCGCCGGGCGCCGACCCCCTGGGTCCGGACAACATCCTGGGCTTTGTGGCGGGCATTCTCGCCGGATCGGGGGCCCTTTTTTCCGGAAGATGGATGGCGGTGGGAAAATCCCCGCTCACCGGAACATGGGGAGACGCCAACTGCGGCGGAAACTTCGCGCCGGCCATCAAACGCTGCGGGTATGACGGCGTCTTTTTTTCCGGGATCAGCGAAAAGCCGGTGTACCTGTACGCGGACACCCGCGTGGCCGAGCTTCGGGACGCCCGGGACCTGTGGGGCATGGACGCCCTTGAGACCGAAAAGACCCTTCAAAAGCGGATCAAGTCGAAAAAAAAACCCAGCGTGGCCTGCGTCGGCCCGGCCGGGGAAAGACTTTCCCTGATATCGGGGATCGTCCACGACCGGGGACGCATCGCGGCCCGCTCGGGCCTGGGGGCCGTGATGGGCTCCAAAAGGCTCAAGGCGCTGGCGCTTTGCGGCGCCCGGCCGGTCAAGGCCCATGACCGGAAGGCCGTGAAGGCCCTGAGCAAAAAATGCCATGAGTCGGTCCGTTTTGATCCCCCTTTCCTGTCCGGGGACATGGCCGCCGGCATGGGCGCGCTCATGAGATTCTTTCCTTTTCAGATGAAGGCCGACGGGGCTTTGTACAAAATCATGCTCAAAAAATGGGGCACCGCGGGCATGAACCAGATGTCCATCGAGATGGGGGACGCCCCGGTGAAAAACTGGCGGGGCTCCAGCGAGGATTTCGGACAGGACCGCTCCCGGCTCATGAACCCGGATCTGATCCGGGAAAACGTTTCGACGAAATATTTCTGCCACTCCTGCCCCTTAGGCTGCGGCGGGCTGCTCCGGGGCCCGGGAAAAGACGGCGAAAGTCTCCACAAGCCCGAGTATGAGACCATCACCGCGCTGGGCGCCCTTTGCATGAACGGGGACATGGACAGCGTTTACAGAATGAACGACCGGCTCAACCGGGCCGGCATGGACACCATCTCCGCCGGGGGAACCATCGCCTTTGCCATGGAATGCTTTGAAAAAGGGATTTTGACCCCAAAAGACCTGGGCGGCATGGACCTTTCATGGGGAAACGCCCCGGCCATGGAGGCGCTGGTGGAGAAAATGATCCGCCGGGAGGGGATCGGCGATCTTCTGGCCGACGGCTCCAAACGGGCCGCCGAAAGAATCGGGAACGGCGCCGCGTCCTTCGCCATCCAGGCCGGCGGCCAGGAGCTGGGCATGCATGACTCCCGCTTCGATCCGGGGTTCGCCCTTCACAACCGCGTGGAGGCCGCCCCCGGACGCCACACTGTGGGCTCCCAGATGTATTACGAAATGTTTCAGCTGTGGGAAAAAATCCCGGGCCTTCCCGAGCCGGACCTGTTTTACTCCAAAGACCGGAAATTTGATGCCGGACGGCAAAAGGCGGTCATGGGCGCCGCGTGCAGCCGTTTCATGAACGTCATCAACGGCGCCGGATGCTGTCTGTTCGGCGCGCTGATGGGAGTGGCGCGTTTCCCGGTGTTTGAATGGCTCAACGCCGCGACGGGACGGCGCCTTTCCCCGGAAGAATACATGGAGGCCGGCGGCCGAATCCAGACCCTGAAGCAGGCGTTCAATGTCAAACACGGCGTGGAGCCGGCCTCCGTCCAGGTCAACGACCGGTCCCTGGGACGCCCCCCCCAGAAGAAAGGGGCCAACCAGGACAGATCAGTGGAGATTGAAAAAATGACGCGGGATTACTGGAAAGAGATGGGTTGGGACCCCGAAACCGGCGTCCCGGGCCTGGAAAAAATTCAGACGCTTGAGCCGGGCAAAGAGGTCTGA
- a CDS encoding hypothetical protein (Evidence 5 : Unknown function), which produces MSKRITIDPITRIEGHLRVEVEVSKGKVVNAWSSGQMFRGIELILQGRDPRDAQHFVARSCGV; this is translated from the coding sequence ATGAGTAAGAGAATCACCATTGATCCTATCACCAGGATAGAGGGCCACCTTCGCGTCGAAGTGGAGGTGTCCAAAGGGAAAGTTGTAAACGCCTGGAGCTCGGGCCAGATGTTTCGAGGAATTGAGCTGATTCTGCAGGGCCGCGATCCCCGCGACGCCCAGCATTTTGTGGCCAGATCCTGCGGCGTCTGA
- the priA gene encoding Primosomal protein N', whose amino-acid sequence MKNRLDDIIKMSPSPFYIDVAVALPARGVFTYEAPGPLAPLSQAGKRVRVPFGARTADGYILGPARKEGLENIKKIKPILDIPDDFPLFPASMLPFFEWVSDYYMRPLGEVIKNALPGGWIDSRGRAKKGRPGPGMERWAALAENRPAGEKFRESKQHILDALSRRGEMSVKQLKEIVKTAPALIRSLEKDGHVRIFQKRIFRDPLGDDVPADFRPDMTREQEEAVARIMSRAGSGFAPHLLTGVTGSGKTEVYMRLAEKIVGMGKNALVLVPEIALLSQTERVFKARFREKIAVLHSGLSPARRREEWTRIAKGEASVAIGARSAVFAPFERVGIIIVDEEHDPSYKQDSGLKYHGRDMALVRAKLENAPAVLGSATPSVQSHHHMIEKKYADVRLPRRIFDRPLPDISIVDLRKIKDERGIRRFISPDLKKALSETLEKKNQALLFLNRRGFAGFPVCGACDEPVKCRRCDITLTLHRAEAVYRCHYCGFSIPASSPCRLCGSPEIKNLGIGTEKLEAAVQSLFPTARVSRMDRDAARKKGALPAILKSLRNHETDILIGTQMVAKGHDFPGITLVGIICADLSLNFPDFRAGEATFQLISQVAGRAGRGESPGRVILQTYTPGHFTIRAAKKGDYPAFYQKETEFRKALDYPPFSKMILIEISGRDPEKTAAAAREAGLFLHQLRRGDPAFRRSVMLLGPAKAPVFRIAHRLRWQVLVKSPDGRALRAFGRQAVSAPAMKNRHVRVSFDVDPVFMM is encoded by the coding sequence ATGAAAAACCGACTGGATGACATCATAAAAATGAGCCCCTCCCCCTTTTATATTGATGTGGCGGTGGCCCTTCCGGCGCGCGGCGTTTTCACCTATGAGGCGCCCGGTCCCCTCGCCCCCCTTTCCCAGGCGGGAAAGCGGGTCCGGGTCCCCTTCGGCGCCCGGACCGCCGACGGCTACATCCTGGGCCCGGCCCGGAAAGAAGGCCTTGAAAACATAAAAAAAATAAAGCCCATACTGGACATCCCCGACGATTTCCCCCTGTTCCCGGCGTCCATGCTGCCTTTTTTTGAATGGGTCTCCGATTACTACATGCGGCCCCTGGGAGAGGTCATCAAAAACGCCCTTCCCGGGGGATGGATCGACAGCCGGGGGCGGGCGAAAAAAGGACGGCCCGGCCCCGGGATGGAACGGTGGGCCGCCCTGGCCGAAAACCGGCCGGCCGGGGAAAAATTCCGGGAGTCCAAACAACACATTTTAGACGCGCTGTCCCGGCGGGGCGAGATGTCCGTGAAACAGCTCAAAGAAATCGTGAAAACAGCCCCGGCCCTGATCCGCTCTCTGGAGAAGGACGGGCATGTCCGAATCTTCCAGAAAAGAATATTCCGGGACCCTTTGGGGGATGACGTCCCGGCGGACTTCCGGCCGGATATGACCCGCGAGCAGGAAGAGGCGGTGGCCCGGATCATGTCCCGGGCCGGCTCGGGATTCGCCCCCCATCTTCTCACCGGCGTCACCGGAAGCGGCAAGACCGAGGTGTACATGCGCCTGGCCGAAAAGATCGTCGGGATGGGAAAAAACGCCCTGGTCCTGGTCCCCGAGATCGCCCTGCTGTCCCAGACCGAGCGGGTGTTCAAGGCCCGTTTCAGGGAGAAAATCGCCGTTTTGCACAGCGGCCTTTCCCCGGCCCGGCGACGCGAAGAGTGGACGCGGATCGCCAAAGGGGAGGCGTCCGTGGCCATCGGGGCACGTTCCGCCGTGTTCGCCCCGTTTGAGCGCGTCGGAATCATCATTGTGGACGAGGAGCACGACCCGTCCTACAAACAGGACTCCGGGCTGAAATACCACGGCCGGGACATGGCCCTGGTAAGGGCCAAACTCGAAAACGCCCCGGCGGTTCTGGGCTCGGCCACGCCCTCGGTCCAGTCCCACCATCACATGATCGAAAAAAAATACGCCGATGTCCGACTCCCCAGACGGATCTTCGACCGTCCCCTTCCGGATATCTCCATCGTGGATCTGCGCAAAATAAAGGACGAGAGGGGGATCCGGCGCTTCATCTCCCCGGATCTGAAAAAAGCCCTTTCTGAAACCCTTGAAAAAAAGAATCAGGCCCTGCTTTTTTTAAACCGCCGGGGATTCGCCGGGTTCCCGGTGTGCGGGGCCTGCGACGAGCCGGTGAAATGCCGCCGCTGCGACATCACCCTGACCCTGCACCGGGCTGAGGCCGTCTACCGGTGCCACTACTGCGGTTTTTCCATTCCCGCCTCTTCCCCCTGCCGCCTGTGCGGCTCTCCGGAAATCAAAAACTTAGGGATCGGAACGGAAAAACTGGAGGCCGCCGTCCAGAGCCTTTTCCCAACGGCCCGGGTGTCCCGGATGGACCGGGACGCGGCCCGGAAAAAAGGCGCCCTTCCGGCCATATTGAAATCGTTGAGAAACCATGAGACGGATATTCTGATCGGCACCCAGATGGTGGCCAAGGGCCACGATTTCCCGGGCATCACCCTGGTGGGAATCATATGCGCGGATTTGTCCCTCAATTTTCCCGACTTCAGGGCCGGCGAGGCCACCTTCCAGCTCATCTCCCAGGTGGCGGGCCGGGCCGGGCGGGGGGAGTCCCCCGGCCGAGTCATTCTCCAGACCTACACCCCCGGCCATTTCACCATACGCGCGGCGAAAAAGGGCGATTACCCGGCCTTTTACCAAAAGGAGACGGAATTCAGGAAAGCGCTGGATTACCCGCCGTTTTCCAAAATGATCCTCATTGAGATATCCGGGCGGGACCCTGAAAAAACAGCGGCGGCGGCCCGGGAAGCGGGCCTTTTTCTTCATCAGCTGCGCCGGGGCGACCCGGCTTTCAGGCGCTCGGTCATGCTCCTCGGCCCGGCGAAAGCCCCTGTGTTTAGAATCGCCCACCGGCTCAGGTGGCAGGTCCTGGTCAAAAGCCCCGACGGCCGGGCGCTCAGGGCCTTCGGCAGACAGGCGGTCTCGGCCCCGGCCATGAAAAACCGCCATGTCCGGGTGTCTTTTGATGTGGACCCTGTTTTCATGATGTGA
- the hyaB gene encoding hydrogenase 1, large subunit (Evidence 2a : Function from experimental evidences in other organisms; Product type e : enzyme): MRAVEDAVGVKIPDNARLLRNILHGAQYQHDHIVHFYHLHALDWVDIVSALSADPKKTATLSENVSAAPWGGSAYFKSVQDRLKAFVDSGQLGPFANAYWGHSAYKLPPEANLMAASHYIEALRLQAKAARMHAIFGGKNPHPQSLVVGGITSVKDLTPDRIAEFLYITKETQDFIEKVYIPDLLAVASFYKDWGAIGGTTNFMAWGDFPLTDKEPESLYMPRGMIKGRDLAGTGMASQDKVTEDVTRGWYEPGSPKHPYNGETKPKHGEYKPGGGKYSWLKAPRYDGEACEVGPLARVLVAYAKGHADIKPIVDSVLKQLDVPAAALFSTLGRTAARGIETVAIGKAIPGWINELVANIKAGDTKTYQPWTMPDSGKGVGLNDVPRGSLGHWIEIENKKIKNYQYVVPSTWNLGPRCEKNKLGPMEEALIGTPIADPKKPLEVLRTVHSFDPCIACAVHVIDPDSNEVYKVNVL; the protein is encoded by the coding sequence GTGAGGGCAGTCGAAGACGCGGTTGGAGTCAAAATTCCGGACAACGCCCGTTTGCTCAGAAATATCCTGCACGGCGCTCAATACCAGCATGACCACATCGTTCACTTCTATCACCTCCACGCGCTGGACTGGGTGGACATCGTCAGCGCCCTTTCCGCCGATCCCAAAAAGACCGCCACGCTGTCGGAAAATGTCAGCGCCGCGCCCTGGGGCGGCTCGGCCTATTTCAAAAGCGTTCAGGACAGGCTCAAAGCCTTTGTGGACAGCGGCCAGCTCGGTCCCTTCGCCAACGCGTACTGGGGCCATTCGGCGTACAAGCTTCCGCCCGAGGCCAACCTGATGGCGGCCTCCCACTACATTGAGGCGTTGCGCCTCCAGGCCAAGGCGGCCCGGATGCACGCCATATTCGGCGGCAAAAACCCCCATCCCCAGTCCCTGGTGGTGGGCGGCATCACATCCGTCAAAGACCTGACCCCGGACCGGATCGCCGAATTCCTGTACATCACCAAAGAAACCCAGGACTTCATCGAAAAAGTTTACATTCCGGACCTGCTGGCCGTGGCCTCGTTCTACAAGGACTGGGGCGCCATCGGCGGCACCACCAATTTCATGGCCTGGGGCGACTTCCCCCTGACCGACAAAGAGCCCGAGAGCCTGTACATGCCCCGGGGCATGATCAAAGGCCGGGATCTGGCCGGAACCGGCATGGCCAGCCAGGACAAGGTGACCGAGGATGTCACCCGCGGCTGGTATGAGCCCGGCTCCCCCAAACATCCCTACAACGGGGAAACCAAACCCAAACACGGGGAATACAAGCCCGGCGGAGGCAAATACTCCTGGCTCAAGGCCCCGAGGTACGACGGAGAGGCCTGCGAGGTGGGGCCGCTGGCGAGAGTTCTGGTGGCTTACGCGAAGGGCCACGCGGACATCAAACCCATTGTGGACAGCGTCCTGAAACAGCTTGACGTTCCGGCCGCCGCGCTTTTCTCCACCCTTGGGCGGACCGCCGCCAGGGGCATTGAGACCGTGGCCATCGGAAAGGCCATCCCCGGATGGATCAATGAGCTGGTGGCCAACATCAAGGCCGGGGACACCAAGACCTACCAGCCCTGGACCATGCCCGACAGCGGAAAGGGCGTGGGCCTGAACGACGTTCCCAGGGGATCGCTGGGACACTGGATCGAGATCGAAAACAAAAAGATCAAGAATTACCAGTATGTGGTTCCCTCCACATGGAACCTGGGTCCCCGCTGCGAAAAGAACAAACTCGGACCGATGGAAGAGGCCCTCATCGGGACTCCCATCGCCGATCCGAAAAAACCCCTGGAAGTTCTGCGGACCGTCCACTCCTTTGACCCGTGCATCGCCTGCGCGGTTCATGTGATCGATCCCGACTCCAACGAGGTTTACAAGGTCAACGTTCTGTAA